A window of Komagataella phaffii GS115 chromosome 1, complete sequence contains these coding sequences:
- a CDS encoding Nuclear fusion protein BIK1 — protein MELHVPLGSEIVLPGGERAILKFVGNVESKSGIFAGVELIGQMSGKGKNSGEFKNVQYFTTKVPNSGIFLPYQRLLETSNMQRLQAETPTKTKRNVYVSRSPLAVSNQQGLKRSSKESSPSTVAGNEGQLHSLKTENTHLSQKCLKLETQLQECTEVLESMEKVIKDHYEPAFNQMEKDLSEKNEKISKLKVSFDEQKTELLDIIDSLEKQASETEQLYTKELKRLREECAAYKNKDTAKETNELQRQLKVKEKMCQDWELKYTQLKDSKSKEENDIIQGYQREIDDLKAKLSSSQKAQPEKNTEIEEQLQRLKAENRSLQQQLETAREKEKIQPLTSTTTEQSTLLDENGNLQIFVPKNSDPANGRKKWCGLCEREGHDSVQCPFENDMF, from the coding sequence ATGGAATTACATGTCCCCTTGGGTTCTGAGATTGTCTTACCCGGTGGGGAAAGAGCCATACTCAAGTTCGTAGGAAATGTGGAGTCAAAGTCTGGGATTTTTGCTGGTGTTGAACTGATTGGTCAAATGAgtggaaaaggaaagaattCTGGAGAGTTTAAGAACGTGCAGTACTTTACCACCAAAGTCCCTAATTCAGGCATATTTTTGCCCTATCAAAGACTTCTGGAGACAAGTAACATGCAACGACTTCAAGCAGAGACACCAACGAAGACAAAACGAAATGTTTATGTATCTCGCTCACCATTAGCTGTTTCCAATCAACAAGGGTTGAAACGATCATCAAAGGAGAGTAGCCCGAGCACTGTTGCAGGCAATGAAGGACAATTGCACAGTTTGAAGACTGAAAATACCCATCTTTCACAGAAATGTTTGAAGTTAGAAACACAGTTACAAGAGTGCACGGAAGTTCTCGAGTCTATGGAGAAGGTCATTAAAGACCATTACGAACCAGCCTTCAACCAAATGGAGAAAGATTTGTCTgagaagaatgaaaaaatttccAAGCTAAAGGTTTCATTCGACGAACAGAAGACCGAACTGCTGGATATTATTGATTCCCTTGAAAAACAAGCGTCAGAAACTGAACAGCTCTACACtaaagaattgaaaaggTTGAGGGAGGAATGTGCTGCTTATAAAAACAAGGATACTGCAAAGGAAACGAACGAACTCCAACGTCAGCTGAAAGTCAAGGAAAAAATGTGTCAAGATTGGGAGTTGAAATATACTCAACTTAAGGATTCAAAAAGTAAAGAGGAAAACGATATAATTCAAGGATACCAGCGTGAAATCGATGATTTGAAAGCAAAATTATCAAGCTCTCAGAAAGCTCAACCTGAAAAAAACACGGAAATAGAAGAGCAATTACAACGATTGAAAGCAGAAAATCGATCTCTGCAACAACAGCTTGAGACCGCCagagagaaggaaaaaataCAACCATTGACCTCAACAACCACAGAGCAATCAACCTTGCTGGATGAGAACGGGAACTTGCAAAtatttgttccaaaaaaCTCTGATCCCGcaaatggaagaaaaaaatggtGTGGTCTTTGTGAAAGGGAAGGACATGATAGCGTTCAATGCCCTTTTGAGAATGATATGTTTTAA
- a CDS encoding GTPase, similar to Ypt51p and Ypt53p and to mammalian rab5 — MADLVTQEPRFAQFKLVLLGESAVGKSSIVHRFVTDSFDDLRESTIGAAFLTQTIQLDERTTIKFEIWDTAGQERYKSLAPMYYRNANCALVAYDITQESSLDRAKSWIQELQKQASADIVVALVGNKLDLEAERKVSTKEAKEYADELGLIFKEISAKTGEGIKDVFHSIASKLPVEEKLNSATKRRRNIDLNRPSTNNQESCSC; from the exons ATGGCTGATTTAGTTACACAAGAGCCCAGATTTGCCCAGTTCAAGCTTGTTTTATTGG GGGAAAGTGCTGTTGGAAAGTCCTCTATCGTACATCGTTTCGTCACCGACTCCTTTGACGATTTGAGAGAGTCAACAATAGGAGCCGCATTTTTAACCCAAACTATTCAGCTAGATGAAAGGACCACAATCAAATTTGAGATTTGGGATACCGCTGGCCAGGAGAGATACAAGTCTTTGGCCCCAATGTACTATAGAAATGCCAACTGTGCACTTGTTGCTTACGACATAACACAAGAATCTTCCTTGGATAGAGCTAAATCCTGGATTCAGGAACTACAGAAACAGGCTAGCGCTGACATCGTCGTGGCCTTGGTGGGAAATAAGCTGGATTTGGAAGCCGAACGTAAGGTTTCAACCAAGGAGGCCAAGGAGTACGCGGATGAATTGGGGCTCATTTTCAAGGAAATAAGTGCTAAAACAGGCGAAGGAATAAAGGATGTTTTCCATTCGATTGCCTCCAAGTTACCAGTTGAAGAGAAACTGAATTCAGCTACCAAGAGACGTCGCAACATCGATTTGAACCGACCATCTACGAACAACCAAGAGTCTTGTAGCTGCTAG
- a CDS encoding Class E protein of the vacuolar protein-sorting (Vps) pathway, producing MSEVLDIPDGEYDLDISSLLCDDSVNLGVRYNFKPDSIDMDYPLELVQESSNYILKAESDPNVRKEPLVFEGTLGKTNQHDYLLIYDDITKRFQMDRFNGVLRMNKSRAPDKLLTKFEKLKLGKDSPASGSRPYVATANHTALRKVTPFKLETKLKPTKPLENRVHIHMKESKPKNSSSLTESVDKKKQEVSIPKVHLTPHTPSSILVSKAEHPKVASKRPPNTPLEFQDDSNDNNDNGDDDDDLTSFVGELEAEMGIETPPPTQERAGLVGIGISKSDKSTDQQSATQMELSKDSFHEDNWQPNYSDWESDLEEVPASNSINFFVDDDPKSKEFQNQATYVNPEFHNTPASSVARPISMKELATTTFSQSSKSS from the coding sequence ATGAGTGAAGTATTGGACATTCCGGATGGGGAGTACGATTTAGACATTTCGTCTTTGCTTTGCGACGATTCTGTCAACTTGGGAGTTAGATACAATTTCAAACCCGATTCAATTGATATGGACTATCCCTTGGAGTTGGTCCAGGAGTCGTCCAATTATATTCTGAAGGCCGAGTCAGATCCCAATGTTCGCAAGGAGCCTCtagtttttgaaggaacCCTTGGAAAGACTAATCAACATGATTATTTATTGATTTACGATGATATCACAAAGCGCTTCCAGATGGATCGTTTCAACGGGGTTCTACGGATGAATAAGTCCAGAGCGCCTGACAAATTGCTCACgaagtttgaaaagctgaaaCTGGGAAAGGATTCTCCGGCTAGTGGCTCTAGGCCTTATGTTGCGACTGCCAATCATACCGCTTTAAGAAAAGTAACCCCCTTCAAGcttgaaacaaagttgaaacCAACAAAACCATTGGAAAATAGGGTCCATATACATATGAAGGAAAGCAAACCCAAAAACAGCTCTTCTTTAACCGAAAGTGTGGAtaagaagaagcaagaGGTTTCTATACCGAAGGTGCACCTTACTCCGCACACGCCTTCGTCCATCTTAGTGTCCAAAGCTGAGCATCCCAAAgttgcttcaaaaagacCACCAAATACACCACTAGAATTTCAAGACGATAGTAACGATAATAATGATAATGGCGACGATGACGACGACCTGACCTCGTTTGTTGGAGAACTGGAAGCAGAAATGGGAATAGAAACTCCTCCCCCAACTCAAGAGAGGGCCGGGCTTGTCGGCATTGGgatatcaaaatctgaCAAGTCTACTGATCAACAAAGTGCTACACAAATGGAACTAAGCAAAGACTCCTTCCATGAGGATAATTGGCAGCCGAACTACTCAGATTGGGAATCTGATCTCGAAGAGGTACCTGCGTCCAAttccatcaacttttttgttGACGATGATCCTAAATCCAAGGAATTTCAGAACCAGGCCACCTACGTGAACCCAGAGTTTCATAATACCCCTGCTAGCTCTGTAGCAAGGCCGATCAGCATGAAAGAACTCGCCACTACAACGTTTAGTCAAAGTTCCAAATCGTCATAA
- a CDS encoding Vacuolar protein sorting protein — MHSGTTPDSITKFTSKQLNKQALKAGKEEKAEKAKVKKALTQGNSDIAQLYAQNAIRKANERVNLLKLAGRIDAVASRVQTAVTMRNVTGSMAGVIRGMDKALQTMNLERISLVMDKFENQFEEMDSSANYYENVTNDINVTQQPQEEVDLLMSQIADEAGLELKQNLNETGVSDGLANLKQSPGKNKANEEDEDQLAQRLRALRN; from the exons ATGCATTCAGGAACCACTCCTGATTCAATTACGAAA TTCACATCGAAACAGCTTAATAAACAGGCGTTGAAGGcaggaaaggaagaaaaagccGAAAAAGCCAAGGTCAAAAAAGCACTAACTCAAGGTAATAGTGATATTGCACAACTGTACGCTCAAAATGCTATTAGAAAGGCAAACGAGAGAGTAAACCTTTTGAAACTAGCTGGCCGTATTGATGCCGTTGCATCTAGAGTGCAAACAGCCGTGACAATGAGAAATGTCACGGGAAGCATGGCTGGGGTGATTAGGGGAATGGATAAAGCTCTTCAAAcgatgaacttggagagAATATCGCTGGTAATGGACAAATTTGAGAACcagtttgaagaaatggaCTCATCTGCCAACTACTATGAAAATGTCACTAATGATATCAACGTAACACAACAACCtcaagaagaagtggaTCTCTTGATGAGCCAGATAGCCGACGAAGCGGGCCTAGAATTGAAACAGAATTTGAACGAAACAGGTGTTTCCGATGGTTTGGCAAACCTAAAGCAATCTCCTGGTAAAAATAAGGCtaatgaagaagacgaagatCAGTTGGCACAACGGTTGAGGGCATTACGTAATTAG
- a CDS encoding actin gives MATAPQVYGADEINAVVLDASSYRTKIGYGSLDCPILNLPSYYGHQTKDGSEKFIFEENSMLIPRPDYEIKKIMKDGIIDDFEGAVKQYNYMFDVLKLKPSEQPILVIESTQNEYEKKTALLKQLLKENKFVATFLIKNPTCVSFAHGRPNCLVVDLGHDLVTITPILDGISLRKQVLGTHYAGAFLSQQLRQLLNHKGVEVVPVYKVKSKVPTYFPDEAKFEERKYDFDISESFENFHKLRILREMKETLLQALPDSETEKLKEQETEEDTRYFEFPNGLNVPFTKYERVRLANSLFNPSEPYTGESGPNIVVEGFSVETGKIINEDTITSREYVPLRRSKKTDSSSGRRSKDEPTDDKPRGLTSLVNQALNHLDVDLKPQLANNIILTGATSLIPGVAERLNQELTAMNPGLKVRIHSSANVIERTCSAWIGGSILSSLGTFHQLWVSENEYDEVGAKKLIMDRFR, from the coding sequence ATGGCAACAGCACCACAGGTCTACGGAGCTGACGAAATCAATGCCGTTGTTCTGGATGCTTCCTCCTATAGAACTAAAATAGGCTATGGATCATTGGACTGCCCcattttgaatcttccCTCTTACTATGGACATCAAACAAAAGATGGCTCCGAGAAGTTCatatttgaagaaaactcCATGTTAATACCAAGGCCTGATTATGAAATTAAAAAGATCATGAAAGATGGGATTATagatgactttgaaggcGCTGTTAAGCAATATAACTATATGTTTGATgtattgaagttgaagcCCTCTGAGCAACCCATCCTGGTGATAGAATCGACTCAAAATGAATACGAAAAGAAAACGGCTCTGTTGAAACAGCTactcaaagaaaacaagtTTGTTGCCACCTTCTTGATCAAGAATCCAACGTGTGTTTCATTTGCACACGGAAGGCCTAACTGTTTGGTGGTTGATTTGGGGCATGATCTCGTTACCATAACACCTATCTTGGATGGAATCTCCTTAAGAAAACAAGTTTTGGGAACTCATTACGCCGGTGCCTTTCTTAGTCAACAACTGAGACAGCTTTTGAATCACAAAGGTGTTGAGGTAGTGCCTGTTTACAAAGTGAAGAGTAAGGTTCCCACTTATTTCCCAGATGAGGCAAAGTTCGAAGAACGCAAGTACGACTTTGATATATCTGaatcctttgaaaacttccaTAAATTGCGAATACTACGCGAGATGAAAGAGACTCTATTGCAGGCTCTACCGGATAGTGAGACGGAAAAACTGAAGGAGCAGGAAACTGAGGAGGATACTCGTTACTTTGAGTTTCCAAATGGATTAAACGTCCCATTTACAAAATACGAACGTGTGAGGTTGGCGAACTCGCTGTTCAATCCGTCAGAGCCATACACAGGCGAATCTGGCCCCAATATCGTAGTTGAAGGATTTTCAGttgaaactggaaaaatcatcaatgaagACACAATTACTTCCAGAGAATACGTGCCTCTTAGAAGATCTAAGAAAACAGATTCGTCCAGCGGACGGCGCTCTAAAGATGAACCTACGGATGATAAGCCCCGTGGTTTGACTTCTTTGGTAAATCAGGCTCTAAACCACCTAGACGTAGACTTGAAGCCACAGTTAGCCAACAACATAATCCTCACAGGAGCAACATCCCTGATTCCGGGTGTTGCAGAACGTCTAAACCAAGAACTTACGGCGATGAACCCAGGATTGAAGGTACGCATTCATAGCAGCGCAAACGTCATTGAAAGAACATGTTCCGCCTGGATTGGAGGGTCAATTTTATCCAGCTTGGGAACATTCCACCAACTTTGGGTTAGTGAGAATGAATATGACGAGGTTGGCGCCAAAAAGCTGATCATGGACCGGTTTAGATGA
- a CDS encoding mitochondrial 54S ribosomal protein MRPL51 gives MPIRAIPKVSIARNGVGIFVLPCKRIELQYCNWGGSSQGMRDFISNRLSKFASSHPQIEFNVIKKRGHPVVKGHYSENNNIKPICVRNLNVDNVENALKKVINSSGRKLKNPKQNVESLNESVRGIWSPFHVHKDHRHNV, from the coding sequence ATGCCAATCAGAGCTATACCAAAGGTTTCTATTGCAAGAAACGGTGTTGGTATCTTTGTTCTTCCATGCAAAAGAATCGAGCTGCAATACTGTAACTGGGGTGGTTCCTCACAAGGAATGCGAGACTTCATCTCCAATAGACTTTCGAAATTTGCCTCTTCACACCCACAAATAGAGTTTAATGTGATTAAGAAGAGAGGCCATCCTGTGGTGAAGGGTCATTATTCTGAGAATAACAATATAAAGCCAATCTGTGTCCGTAATTTGAATGTCGACAATGTCGAAAATGCGCTGAAAAAAGTGATCAACTCTTCAGGCCGcaaattgaagaacccAAAGCAAAACGTAGAGTCGTTGAACGAAAGTGTAAGAGGAATATGGTCCCCCTTCCACGTGCACAAAGACCACAGACACaatgtttga
- a CDS encoding Mitochondrial inner membrane localized ATP-dependent DNA helicase — translation MENEDSTDSLELKITDDQFRSITYSHEPLTALKIVAGPGCGKTHTLIARIVHLLNSEVDPCQILVLSLTNRAVLSLRSRLIDLVGTELAQQVNIQTFHSFAMNVLNDLIPNQYELLGFGGTQMISKLVNVPFLKRKDQITKLLEQQMINRMSSSQKTSSTSSSNLKVQQLVKFLHNTNVLTSSSIISQCTLLLRENSQKLNHRVLIVDEFQDMYPELVQLVAVLASDCHLTVAGDPDQSIYSFLGSTPYVLNGLDKILPHNYSKIETINLTATFRMSLPIIESSQLFSMFKKPLTPVESPAPNYLPKPTKKYFTDIAQEVDFILEEISRLVHQCGGVLKPSDFAILSFKNDDINYAQSVFEKQGIKTQKLGSSPEWTNNELYHFINFLRVINDPGADYPLISCLSIIPGVGHVSLSSLVLKAMSSGSPIFHLLKGVRPVIDSFVEDLNTVRDRFFQYFDDPDEIFKITLEFASKYGLLQAIKSNPNWSQKPDSFYFKQLESIRVGFHMASKLRSPNETLVQYFIAHFADEIVQPTEDAINFSTIHGAKGLEFPVVFLLGATQVSTFRSEETKRLIYVALTRAKQLLYWNKYLYHEDASEEYKFQNVFTDSIPSCSYEYVKYLSKITRRTPPSLNDYHQGIMTWKTTKKKPQLLLETPSKSKGQNGETHPILYPNSVALPFMKLGTRCYHSAVSGLLRRVIK, via the coding sequence ATGGAAAATGAAGATAGTACCGATTCGTTAGAGTTGAAAATAACAGACGATCAGTTTAGATCCATTACTTACTCACATGAACCCCTAACGGCACTAAAGATCGTAGCTGGGCCTGGATGCGGTAAGACTCACACATTAATTGCTCGCATAGTCCACCTGTTGAACAGTGAGGTGGATCCATGCCAAATTCTTGTCCTATCGCTCACCAATAGGGCAGTTTTGTCTCTAAGGTCACGATTGATTGATTTAGTGGGCACTGAGCTAGCACAGCAGGTAAATATACAGACATTTCATTCCTTTGCTATGAATGTGCTAAATGATCTGATACCCAATCAGTACGAGTTGCTGGGATTTGGAGGAACACAGATGATAAGCAAATTGGTCAATGTTCCATTtttaaagagaaaagaTCAGATCACAAAGCTTTTAGAGCAGCAAATGATCAACAGGATGTCTAGTTCCCAGAAAACCTCCTCCACTTCCTCCTCCAACTTGAAAGTACAACAGTTAGTTAAGTTCTTACACAACACTAATGTGTTAACTTCATCATCTATCATAAGTCAATGTACATTACTATTACGTGAAAACTCTCAAAAACTCAATCATCGGGTGTTAATAGTCGATGAATTTCAGGATATGTACCCTGAATTAGTTCAATTGGTGGCCGTTTTAGCTTCTGATTGTCATCTCACAGTTGCCGGTGATCCAGATCAGAGTATTTATTCGTTTTTAGGATCAACACCTTATGTGCTGAACGGGCTAGACAAAATATTACCACACAACTATAGTAAGATTGAAACCATTAATTTGACTGCCACTTTCAGAATGTCTCTTCCCATAATCGAATCATCACAGCTATTCTCCATGTTCAAAAAACCGCTTACACCTGTAGAGTCTCCTGCTCCGAATTATCTGCCTAAACCTACAAAGAAATATTTTACAGACATTGCTCAGGAAGTTGATTtcattttggaagaaataTCTCGGTTAGTCCATCAGTGCGGAGGAGTTTTGAAACCTTCCGATTTTGCTAtcctttctttcaaaaatgatgATATAAATTATGCCCAAAGTGTATTTGAGAAGCAAGGTATCAAGACCCAGAAACTGGGGTCTTCTCCTGAATGGACTAACAATGAGCTTTACCATTTTATCAATTTTCTCAGAGTAATCAATGATCCTGGCGCAGATTACCCCTTGATTTCCTGCCTATCTATCATTCCAGGTGTGGGCCATGTATCTCTGAGCTCCTTAGTCCTCAAAGCAATGTCTTCAGGTTCGCCAATATTTCATCTCCTAAAAGGAGTCAGACCAGTGATTGACAGCTTTGTTGAGGATTTGAACACTGTTAGAGATcgattttttcaatattttgaTGACCCGGAcgaaattttcaagataACCTTAGAGTTTGCATCTAAGTACGGTCTTCTTCAGGCTATCAAATCCAACCCCAATTGGTCACAAAAACCTGACAGCTTTTATTTTaaacaacttgaaagtaTAAGGGTTGGCTTTCATATGGCAAGTAAACTCCGGTCACCGAATGAAACACTGGTACAGTATTTCATCGCCCATTTTGCTGATGAAATTGTGCAACCCACAGAAGATGCTATCAATTTCAGTACAATACATGGGGCGAAAGGATTAGAGTTCCCCGTCGTATTTCTGCTGGGTGCAACTCAGGTTTCCACGTTCAGATCTGAAGAAACCAAGAGACTGATCTATGTCGCACTCACGCGAGCAAAGCAGCTGTTATACTGGAATAAATACCTATACCATGAAGATGCGTCTGAAGAATATAAATTTCAGAATGTATTTACAGATTCAATTCCATCGTGTTCCTATGAATATGTCAAGTACCTTTCAAAAATCACTCGTCGTACTCCTCCCAGCCTCAACGATTATCATCAGGGGATAATGACCTGGAAAACcaccaaaaagaaaccacAACTATTGCTAGAGACGCCTTCCAAATCAAAAGGACAAAATGGCGAAACACATCCAATTTTATACCCGAATAGTGTTGCTTTACCTTTTATGAAACTCGGAACTAGATGTTACCATAGTGCAGTCTCTGGACTTTTACGCCGAGTCATTAAATAG
- a CDS encoding Vacuolar protein that presumably functions within the endosomal-vacuolar trafficking pathway — MASIYLNKRWIVSNGWSNSNARWAFFALFIVFIIGFLLLMCRTNLRRMRRGQKPVRGTAWLTPPSYGQSQQQYNTGGINDSVPVYSSQARAEDAGYYDAEGVFHYNPHYVPAKPMATAATGSTSTQTYPPQAYHTPGAYDDFESTPNRPTQTPSDDDFGYTRPSHPPPVSSNLNTPSDADRIYDTTGEGTSSSNIDDELPGYQPPSSPPPAARKN, encoded by the coding sequence ATGGCTAGCATATATTTAAACAAAAGATGGATTGTTTCTAATGGTTGGTCCAATAGCAATGCTAGATGGGCCTTCTTTGCTTTATTCATCGTATTTATTAttggttttcttttgctgaTGTGCCGAACAAATTTGAGGAGAATGCGAAGAGGCCAGAAACCTGTCCGAGGAACTGCGTGGTTGACTCCACCCTCTTACGGCCAGTCGCAACAACAGTACAATACAGGCGGTATTAATGATTCTGTACCCGTCTACTCATCGCAGGCCAGGGCGGAAGACGCAGGCTATTACGATGCTGAGGGAGTGTTTCACTACAATCCCCACTACGTCCCTGCCAAACCAATggcaacagcagcaacaggGTCAACGAGCACCCAAACGTATCCCCCTCAAGCATACCATACACCAGGGGCTTatgatgactttgaatcGACTCCAAATCGACCGACGCAAACGCCaagtgatgatgattttggcTATACACGTCCATCTCATCCACCTCCTGTGTCATCAAATCTGAATACCCCAAGCGATGCAGATAGAATATATGACACTACTGGTGAGGGtacttcctcttcaaacatAGACGATGAGCTTCCTGGGTACCAGCCACCAAGTAGTCCTCCGCCTGCTGCCAGAAAGAATTAG
- a CDS encoding Meiosis-specific protein that initiates meiotic recombination translates to MTKTRSVYIESDIRPPDPSKVLQCILTSVEMALLDCSSVQLIFSRPLLQGVTFRKRPSRPTVIRFPGKKECWKFSTVTTRRDLYYKDVALFRNQATIDALIEQLCDSLGVKGSDLGVFPSQKGLIFGSISIIYKNLVGKECCYQLSSSEKSQLTPNWFSNDVEILSVRIPPTIRCVIVLEKDAVFKRLCESSWAQDQYILVTGKGYPDHLTRQFLDLMMKHTSLKVYGFFDSDIYGLLIANTYKYGTSQDLNKMLLEKNRLQWAGVEILDYTQGHQPVRPKEIQLMTSLNHRLGDRIKLLTKHREYVDTCRTHSNTEQDFDIHFRFLYKLRREIQISHYFHYKCEMNVLQDNLQSIENYIHQKIASL, encoded by the exons ATGACGAAGACCCGATCTGTTTATATAGAATCAGACATCCGACCTCCTGATCCCTCCAAAGTATTGCAATGCATTCTTACCAGTGTTGAGATGGCTCTGCTAGACTGTTCATCTGTCCAATTGATTTTCTCTAGGCCATTGTTACAGGGAGTCACGTTTAGAAAGAGACCCTCACGACCAACGGTAATTCGCTTTCCTGGAAAGAAGGAGTGCTGGAAGTTTA GTACTGTGACAACAAGGCGAGACTTGTATTACAAAGATGTTGCCTTGTTTCGTAACCAGGCTACCATCGACGCCTTAATCGAGCAACTATGTGACTCCCTGGGGGTTAAAGGCTCCGATCTAGGTGTATTCCCTTCACAGAAAGGGCTTATATTTGGGTCAATCTCGATCATCTATAAAAACTTGGTGGGAAAAGAATGCTGCTATCAGTTGAGTTCATCTGAAAAGTCTCAACTGACTCCCAATTGGTTTTCCAATGACGTTGAAATACTTAGCGTCCGTATTCCTCCAACAATCAGATGCGTAATAGTTTTGGAGAAGGATGCCGTGTTCAAAAGATTATGCGAATCTTCCTGGGCACAAGATCAGTATATCTTGGTTACAGGGAAAGGTTATCCAGATCACCTAACAAGGCAGTTCCTGGACTTAATGATGAAGCACACATCGTTGAAGGTATATGGGTTCTTTGATAGCGACATTTACGGGCTCTTGATTGCCAATACTTACAAGTATGGCACTTCTCAAGATTTGAACAAGATGTTACTAGAGAAGAACCGGTTACAATGGGCAGGCGTAGAAATTTTGGATTATACTCAGGGCCATCAGCCTGTTAGGCCAAAAGAAATCCAGCTCATGACAAGTTTGAACCATCGATTGGGGGATCGCATTAAATTACTCACCAAACATCGAGAGTATGTCGATACATGTAGAACCCACTCAAATACAgagcaagattttgatataCATTTCAGGTTTTTATACAAGTTGAGAAGAGAAATACAAATCAGCCACTATTTTCACTATAAATGTGAAATGAACGTTCTCCAGGATAAtcttcaatcaattgaGAACTATATCCATCAAAAAATCGCTAGCTTATAA
- a CDS encoding Nicotinic acid mononucleotide adenylyltransferase, involved in pathways of NAD biosynthesis, which yields MDPTNDPNFVPPSANKNYVPPAGNKVPKSKPIQPYVLEDYCELIDAPQPHPSKSLPISPSSGSAGLDNHCAGSQNKIVHHKIPKPRTDLNSSSDDESDPKQENRDSKPNDEDKLHLNQHNSKHEKQPVGNIPRIHSFQIADLEEVPHGVQRQSKNLETYKFPTHRLVSTLKESGKYPLVIVACGSFSPITYLHLRMFEMAIDAIRENTKFEVVGGYYSPVSDNYKKQGLASAAHRVRMCELACERTSSWLMVDAWESLQPQYTRTALVLDHFNEEINIKRGGVITSSGVRKPCKIMLLAGGDLIESMGEPNVWADQDLHHILGGYGCLIVERTGSDVRSFLLSHDIMYEHRKNILVITQLIYNDISSTKVRLFIRRGMSVQYLLPNSVIRYIQEHKLYVNDTEPVKQVMGDKAD from the coding sequence ATGGACCCCACAAACGATCCCAATTTTGTCCCGCCTTCTGCGAACAAAAACTACGTACCACCAGCGGGCAACAAGGTACCCAAATCTAAACCTATCCAACCGTATGTTTTAGAGGACTACTGTGAACTAATAGATGCTCCACAACCACATCCGTCTAAATCGTTGCCGATTTCTCCCAGTTCAGGGTCTGCCGGATTAGATAACCATTGCGCAGGCTCTCAGAACAAAATTGTGCATCACAAGATCCCTAAACCAAGAACAGATCTCAACAGCTCCAGTGATGATGAAAGCGACCCAAAACAGGAAAATAGAGACAGCAAACCgaatgatgaagataaacTGCATTTGAACCAACATAATTCCAAACATGAGAAACAGCCCGTGGGGAATATCCCTCGCATTCATTCATTTCAAATTGCCGACTTGGAAGAGGTTCCTCACGGAGTGCAGCGCCAGTCCAAGAATCTTGAGACTTATAAGTTTCCAACTCATAGACTGGTTAGCACGCTGAAAGAGTCTGGTAAATATCCCTTGGTTATAGTGGCTTGTGGATCTTTCTCTCCCATCACCTACCTGCATTTAAGGATGTTTGAGATGGCAATTGATGCTATCAGAGAAAACacaaagtttgaagttgttggCGGTTACTACTCACCTGTTAGTGATAACTACAAGAAACAAGGTTTGGCATCAGCTGCGCATCGTGTGAGGATGTGTGAATTAGCATGCGAAAGAACTAGCTCCTGGTTAATGGTAGATGCCTGGGAATCGCTTCAACCCCAGTATACACGAACAGCGCTTGTATTAGACCATTTCAACGAAGAAATCAATATTAAAAGAGGAGGTGTAATCACTTCCTCTGGAGTGAGGAAACCATGCAAGATTATGCTCCTGGCGGGTGGTGATCTTATTGAATCAATGGGTGAACCAAATGTATGGGCTGATCAAGACTTGCATCATATCCTTGGAGGTTACGGATGTCTGATTGTCGAACGAACAGGGTCCGATGTTCGAAGTTTCCTCCTTTCTCACGACATTATGTATGAACACCGCAAGAACATTCTGGTTATTACCCAACTCATTTACAACGATATTAGCTCTACGAAAGTCCGGCTATTCATACGCCGTGGAATGAGCGTTCAATATCTGTTGCCGAATAGTGTGATTCGGTATATCCAAGAACACAAGCTTTACGTCAATGACACTGAACCGGTCAAGCAAGTTATGGGCGACAAAGCCGATTAA